The following proteins come from a genomic window of Anaerolineae bacterium:
- a CDS encoding ABC transporter permease, with protein sequence MDTLLQGLRQAVHLILSLDPEVLEIAGLSLRVSGTALAISVLLGVPLGAVLGLRRFTGWSFLRLMLYTGMGLPPVVVGLFVYILLSRSGPLGALNAALIPRLFTPAAMIVAQTLIIFPIVTGFTMAALLGVDPLLRQQLLSLGATPWQATMTLLVEARAGIAAAVAAGLGRALAEVGAVMMVGGNIAGETRVLTTAIVLETSKGNFDVAIALGLILLAMALVINFVILQLEERFFRPL encoded by the coding sequence ATCGATACGCTTCTGCAAGGTCTGCGTCAAGCCGTTCACCTTATCCTGAGCCTGGACCCGGAAGTCCTGGAAATTGCCGGCCTTTCCCTGCGCGTCTCCGGCACAGCGCTGGCCATCAGCGTCCTATTGGGGGTCCCATTGGGCGCGGTCCTTGGACTGCGGCGCTTCACCGGATGGTCCTTCCTACGGCTGATGCTGTACACAGGGATGGGACTGCCGCCGGTGGTGGTCGGCCTGTTCGTCTATATCCTCCTGTCGCGCAGTGGCCCCCTCGGCGCGCTCAATGCCGCCCTCATCCCGCGGCTTTTCACGCCGGCGGCCATGATTGTGGCCCAGACGCTCATCATTTTCCCCATCGTCACCGGCTTTACCATGGCGGCACTGCTGGGGGTAGACCCCTTGCTCCGGCAACAGCTCCTCTCCCTGGGTGCCACTCCCTGGCAGGCGACCATGACGCTTCTGGTGGAGGCGCGCGCCGGCATCGCCGCGGCGGTGGCGGCCGGCCTGGGCAGGGCGCTGGCAGAGGTGGGCGCGGTCATGATGGTGGGCGGCAACATCGCCGGCGAAACCCGCGTGCTCACCACCGCGATCGTGCTGGAGACCAGCAAGGGCAATTTTGATGTGGCCATTGCCCTGGGGTTGATCCTGCTGGCCATGGCGCTGGTCATCAACTTCGTGATCCTCCAGCTTGAGGAAAGGTTCTTCCGCCCATTATGA
- a CDS encoding amino acid ABC transporter ATP-binding protein, protein MSEAIFRLRNLRKEYQQRLVLDISYLEIYRGEILVVVGPNGSGKSTLLRLLNFLEPATSGEIEFMGHSILPGAPVGLHLRRQVTMVFQQPALLNRSVLANVSYGRKVRGMPAQNGAMTRLLERLGLASLAGSHAPNLSGGERQRVALARALAFQPAVLLLDEPTANLDPYNVSLIEGLIRDLNREQGTTMVLVTHNVFQARRLGHRVAFLLNGQVVEIAPAEQFFTAPQDARTRAFLNGELVW, encoded by the coding sequence ATGAGCGAGGCCATCTTTCGACTGCGCAATCTGCGAAAGGAATACCAGCAGAGGCTCGTGCTGGATATCTCCTATCTGGAGATATACCGCGGCGAAATCCTGGTGGTCGTGGGGCCCAACGGTTCCGGGAAGAGCACGTTACTGCGCCTGCTGAACTTTCTGGAGCCGGCCACATCGGGCGAGATCGAGTTCATGGGGCATTCCATCCTGCCCGGCGCGCCGGTGGGCCTGCATCTGCGCCGGCAGGTGACCATGGTCTTCCAACAGCCAGCCCTGCTCAACCGCTCCGTCCTGGCCAACGTGTCCTACGGCCGGAAGGTGCGGGGCATGCCGGCCCAGAACGGCGCGATGACGCGCTTGCTGGAGCGGCTCGGCCTGGCCTCGCTGGCCGGCAGTCATGCCCCCAACCTTTCGGGTGGTGAACGACAGCGTGTCGCCCTGGCACGGGCGCTGGCGTTCCAGCCGGCGGTGCTCCTGTTGGACGAACCCACGGCCAATCTGGACCCCTACAACGTCAGCCTTATCGAAGGGCTGATCCGGGACCTGAATCGCGAACAAGGCACGACGATGGTGCTGGTCACGCACAACGTCTTTCAGGCGCGCCGGCTTGGCCATCGCGTGGCGTTCCTGCTGAACGGGCAGGTGGTGGAGATCGCGCCGGCGGAGCAGTTCTTCACCGCGCCGCAGGATGCCCGCACCCGTGCCTTCCTCAATGGGGAGCTGGTTTGGTGA
- a CDS encoding substrate-binding domain-containing protein, which yields MRRRNAFAVFLLLLAITLTGCGSRSVPPAGRASCTSIILATTTSTENSGLLDYLLPFFQRQTGISVKVVAVGTGQALRLGEDGNADVLLVHAPALEEAFMAAGYGVDRQPVMYNDFVIVGPASDPAGIRGLRTAVEAFQRIAQAQAVFVSRGDESGTHVKEKEIWQAADITPAGEWYRSVGQGMGPTLTTAAEMGAYTLSDRATFLTMKAKGLALEMLVEGDENLLNPYSVIAVNPQRYPQLCYAGAKAFVEWITSLPAQERIASFGQEIYGQSIFFPDSTAWRQAHP from the coding sequence ATGCGCCGACGAAATGCCTTTGCCGTCTTCTTGCTCCTGCTGGCAATCACACTCACGGGATGCGGCTCGCGGTCCGTTCCGCCGGCCGGCAGAGCCTCCTGCACCTCCATTATCCTGGCGACCACCACCAGCACCGAGAACTCCGGCCTGCTTGACTATCTCCTGCCTTTCTTTCAACGCCAGACAGGCATATCGGTCAAGGTTGTGGCGGTGGGCACCGGCCAGGCGCTGAGGCTGGGGGAGGATGGCAATGCAGACGTCCTGCTGGTGCATGCGCCGGCGTTGGAGGAAGCTTTCATGGCCGCCGGCTACGGCGTGGACCGCCAGCCAGTGATGTACAACGATTTCGTTATTGTGGGGCCGGCGAGCGACCCGGCCGGCATCCGCGGCCTGCGGACCGCCGTCGAGGCGTTTCAGCGGATCGCCCAGGCGCAGGCAGTCTTTGTGTCGCGCGGGGATGAGTCCGGGACACATGTCAAGGAGAAGGAGATCTGGCAGGCCGCCGACATTACGCCGGCGGGGGAGTGGTACCGCTCCGTCGGTCAGGGCATGGGGCCAACCCTGACCACTGCCGCCGAGATGGGAGCATATACCCTTTCCGATCGTGCCACGTTCCTCACCATGAAGGCAAAGGGCCTGGCGCTGGAGATGCTGGTCGAGGGGGATGAGAATCTCCTGAATCCCTATTCGGTGATCGCTGTCAATCCCCAGCGCTATCCCCAGCTATGCTACGCCGGCGCGAAGGCATTTGTCGAATGGATCACGTCTTTGCCGGCGCAGGAGCGTATCGCTTCCTTCGGGCAAGAGATATACGGCCAGTCCATTTTCTTCCCTGATTCGACAGCGTGGCGGCAAGCGCACCCGTAA
- a CDS encoding L-2-amino-thiazoline-4-carboxylic acid hydrolase: MIGPDRSARGLSRRRMLALLAGILAGVFLMGRRLRRKAELPYGRLWRSALAESFGMPAAGAIVGSAGEEYRRLIRHQACPRHPVLAYHLHWQILPALALYTALRRHGVEQSRALQEVERLAWREIGPLYQRAIGWLKVVPDPFPAWRVLVRLAMRTIFPPAGWRTVPAVDDGICYGFDVVGCWYHETLTALGAPELTAVFCTMDDYLAGLVPAPIGWSRQGTIGTGAARCDFRWCRRIASRGS; encoded by the coding sequence GTGATAGGTCCCGATCGGAGTGCGAGGGGATTATCCCGCCGGCGCATGCTGGCCCTGCTGGCCGGCATACTGGCCGGCGTGTTCCTCATGGGAAGGCGCTTGCGGCGAAAAGCCGAGCTTCCTTACGGCCGGCTGTGGCGGTCCGCGCTGGCGGAGTCTTTCGGCATGCCGGCGGCCGGCGCGATCGTGGGGTCCGCCGGCGAAGAGTACCGGCGGTTGATCCGCCACCAAGCCTGTCCGCGCCATCCGGTGCTGGCGTATCATCTGCACTGGCAGATTCTGCCGGCGCTGGCGCTGTACACCGCGCTGCGCCGGCACGGCGTGGAGCAGTCCCGGGCGCTTCAGGAGGTCGAGCGCCTGGCCTGGCGGGAAATCGGGCCGCTGTATCAGCGCGCCATCGGTTGGCTCAAGGTGGTTCCCGACCCATTCCCGGCCTGGCGCGTGTTGGTGCGGCTGGCCATGCGCACCATTTTCCCGCCGGCCGGCTGGCGCACCGTGCCGGCCGTGGATGATGGCATCTGTTACGGGTTCGATGTGGTGGGATGTTGGTACCATGAGACGCTCACGGCACTGGGAGCGCCGGAGCTGACAGCGGTGTTCTGCACGATGGACGATTATCTGGCGGGGCTGGTGCCGGCGCCGATTGGGTGGTCCAGGCAGGGGACCATCGGCACGGGCGCGGCGCGGTGCGATTTCCGCTGGTGCCGGCGAATCGCTAGCCGGGGATCCTGA
- a CDS encoding dihydroorotate dehydrogenase electron transfer subunit: MRDGTWNPELPLPMTIREVRQETPAVKRFVLDGSLNAEPGQFVMVWLPGIDEKPFSLMNAQPVTLAVAEVGRFTRAMHRLGQGNRLWLRGPFGQGFTLEGRHLLLAAGGYGAAPLAFLARRAREEGRRVAVLVAARSRQHLLLVDEFRTLGCEVYTCTDDGSDGQPPRLAPQAVEELLTSLRPDALYACGPAGMLDALEALAREYHLPAQLSREAYMRCGIGVCGSCTCGDQLVCRDGPVFRIPG; this comes from the coding sequence ATGCGCGACGGCACATGGAACCCTGAGCTTCCGCTCCCGATGACCATCCGCGAGGTGCGGCAGGAGACGCCGGCCGTCAAGCGCTTCGTGCTGGACGGCTCGCTGAACGCCGAGCCGGGCCAGTTCGTCATGGTCTGGCTGCCGGGCATTGATGAAAAGCCCTTCAGCCTGATGAACGCCCAGCCGGTCACGCTGGCTGTGGCGGAGGTCGGGCGTTTTACCCGGGCCATGCACCGGTTGGGCCAGGGGAACCGGCTGTGGCTGCGCGGGCCGTTCGGGCAGGGATTTACGCTGGAGGGCCGGCATCTCTTGCTGGCCGCCGGCGGCTATGGTGCGGCGCCGTTGGCTTTCCTGGCGCGGCGCGCGAGAGAGGAAGGCCGGCGCGTAGCGGTGCTGGTGGCGGCCCGTTCACGCCAGCATCTGCTCCTGGTAGACGAGTTTCGCACGCTTGGCTGTGAGGTCTACACCTGCACCGACGACGGTTCCGATGGCCAGCCGCCGCGGCTGGCACCGCAGGCCGTCGAGGAACTGCTGACAAGCCTCCGGCCGGACGCGTTATACGCCTGTGGGCCGGCCGGCATGCTCGACGCGCTGGAGGCGCTTGCCCGAGAATACCACCTGCCGGCACAGCTCAGCCGCGAGGCCTATATGCGCTGTGGCATCGGCGTATGCGGCTCCTGCACCTGCGGCGACCAGCTTGTCTGCCGGGATGGGCCGGTCTTCAGGATCCCCGGCTAG
- a CDS encoding dihydroorotate dehydrogenase: MAEQLSPDLRVNLCGVLLPNPLVLASGILGTTAELMERVAKNGAGAVTCKSCGPEPRAGHPNPTVLDWGPGLINAVGLANPGIDEAVEILRETRRRLQPLGVPLIASVFADSVKGFAEVTRRVCTVPPDLVELNISCPNVEAEFGRPFSLDPDAAAEVTRAARAVCDRPLLVKLSPNVTDVVAIGKAVVAAGADGLTAINTLGPGMVIDIESGWPILANRVGGISGPAIRPIAVRIVYDLWAHLRVPIIGTGGVTCGRDVIEMIMAGATAVGIGSAVIQDGPAVFSRIAAEVRDYLASHGYASLNEIRGLAHARRHMEP; encoded by the coding sequence ATGGCTGAACAGCTCTCGCCCGACCTCCGCGTGAACCTGTGCGGCGTGCTCCTGCCCAACCCGCTGGTGCTGGCCTCGGGCATCCTGGGCACGACCGCCGAGCTGATGGAACGGGTGGCGAAGAACGGCGCCGGCGCCGTGACCTGCAAATCCTGCGGGCCGGAGCCGCGCGCCGGCCATCCCAATCCCACCGTGCTGGATTGGGGGCCGGGCTTGATCAACGCCGTCGGGCTGGCGAACCCGGGCATTGACGAGGCAGTCGAGATCCTCCGGGAAACGCGCCGGCGGCTTCAGCCCCTGGGCGTCCCGCTCATCGCCAGCGTCTTCGCCGACTCGGTGAAGGGGTTCGCCGAGGTGACCCGCAGGGTCTGCACGGTACCGCCTGACCTGGTAGAGCTGAATATCTCCTGCCCGAATGTGGAGGCGGAGTTCGGCCGGCCGTTCTCCCTCGACCCCGACGCCGCGGCGGAGGTCACCCGCGCCGCGCGCGCCGTCTGTGACCGCCCCCTGCTGGTCAAGCTCTCCCCCAACGTCACGGACGTGGTGGCCATCGGGAAGGCTGTGGTCGCCGCCGGCGCTGACGGTCTCACCGCCATCAACACCCTCGGCCCTGGCATGGTGATTGATATTGAAAGCGGCTGGCCCATCCTCGCCAATCGGGTCGGGGGCATCTCCGGGCCGGCCATCCGCCCTATCGCCGTGCGCATCGTATACGACCTGTGGGCGCACCTGCGCGTGCCCATCATCGGGACCGGCGGCGTGACCTGCGGGCGCGACGTGATTGAGATGATCATGGCCGGCGCCACGGCGGTGGGCATCGGCTCGGCAGTGATCCAGGATGGGCCGGCGGTCTTCTCCCGCATCGCCGCGGAAGTGCGGGACTACCTGGCCTCTCATGGATATGCATCCCTCAACGAAATTCGAGGACTGGCACATGCGCGACGGCACATGGAACCCTGA
- the pyrF gene encoding orotidine-5'-phosphate decarboxylase, whose product MGFCQQLEETALRNQSLVCVGLDPQMEHIPERFRGRPDALFAFNRYIIDQTRDLVCAYKPNFAFYEALGLEGLQALQRTIDYIAGEVPVILDVKRGDIGSTAEAYARAAFEVWGAGAVTVNPYLGADSLEPFLRYRDKGVFVLCHTSNPGAEQLQMLSCEGKPLFERVAEMVAGLSSAGNVGVVVGATYPDRLRAVRRILPQTWVLLPGVGAQGGDLEASLDAGLRPDGLGLIINSSRGIIGTPDPRQAALELRERINARRGSLPAEHIALGLFDAGCVRFGEFTLKSGLVSPIYIDLRRLASHPRLLEEVAGAYARLLAGLTFDRIAGIPYAALPIATAVSLRTGRPMIYPRKEVKEYGTRQAIEGEYRAGERVVVLDDLITTGASKFEAIQPLTDAGLVVEDVVVLIDRQSGGREDLAARGLRLHAVLTLTQMLDILLRHGRIDAGERQKVLTWLNSSRPTSA is encoded by the coding sequence ATGGGGTTTTGCCAGCAGTTGGAAGAAACAGCCCTGCGCAATCAATCGCTGGTGTGTGTGGGGCTGGACCCGCAGATGGAGCATATTCCGGAGCGGTTTCGCGGCCGGCCCGATGCCCTCTTCGCCTTCAACCGCTACATCATTGACCAGACACGCGACCTGGTCTGCGCCTATAAGCCCAACTTCGCCTTCTACGAGGCGCTGGGGCTAGAAGGCCTCCAGGCCCTTCAGCGCACCATTGACTACATCGCCGGCGAGGTGCCGGTCATCCTGGATGTCAAGCGCGGCGACATCGGGAGCACCGCCGAAGCCTATGCCCGGGCGGCCTTCGAGGTGTGGGGCGCCGGCGCGGTCACCGTCAATCCCTACCTGGGAGCCGACAGCCTGGAGCCCTTCCTCCGCTACCGGGACAAAGGTGTGTTCGTGCTGTGCCACACCTCCAACCCCGGCGCGGAACAGCTCCAGATGCTCTCCTGTGAGGGGAAGCCCCTCTTCGAGCGGGTGGCAGAGATGGTCGCCGGCCTCTCCAGCGCCGGCAACGTCGGCGTCGTGGTCGGCGCCACCTACCCCGACCGCCTGCGGGCCGTGCGCCGGATACTGCCGCAGACGTGGGTCTTACTACCAGGCGTCGGAGCACAGGGCGGCGATCTGGAGGCCAGCCTGGACGCCGGCCTGCGGCCTGACGGCCTTGGCCTCATCATCAATTCCTCGCGCGGCATTATCGGCACCCCCGACCCGCGCCAGGCCGCCCTGGAACTGCGCGAGCGCATCAATGCGCGGCGCGGCTCCCTGCCGGCGGAGCACATCGCCCTGGGGCTGTTCGACGCCGGCTGTGTGCGCTTCGGGGAGTTCACCCTGAAGTCCGGCCTGGTCTCGCCAATATACATTGACCTGCGCCGGCTGGCCTCGCACCCGCGCCTGCTCGAGGAGGTCGCCGGCGCCTATGCGCGCCTGCTGGCAGGGCTGACGTTCGACCGCATCGCCGGCATCCCGTACGCCGCCCTGCCCATCGCCACGGCGGTGTCCCTGCGCACGGGCCGGCCCATGATCTACCCGCGCAAGGAGGTCAAGGAGTACGGCACCCGCCAGGCCATCGAGGGGGAATACCGCGCCGGCGAGCGGGTGGTGGTGCTGGACGACCTTATCACCACCGGCGCCAGCAAGTTCGAGGCCATCCAGCCCCTCACCGACGCCGGCCTGGTCGTGGAGGACGTCGTGGTGCTGATTGACCGACAGTCCGGCGGCCGCGAGGACCTGGCGGCGCGCGGCCTGCGCCTGCACGCGGTGCTCACCCTGACCCAGATGCTGGACATCCTCCTGCGGCACGGCCGGATTGATGCCGGCGAGCGCCAAAAGGTGCTGACATGGCTGAACAGCTCTCGCCCGACCTCCGCGTGA
- the pyrB gene encoding aspartate carbamoyltransferase codes for MKDPREAAVPADNVNNGLYGQDIISVKQFNRQLLSYIMGVADEMRALVKRFGKANLLDGKILANLFYEPSTRTSASFQAAMLRLGGRVIAINEVRYSSVTKGESLPDTVRTLESYCDVIVLRHPEIGSAAIAAKAARKPVINAGDGPGEHPTQALLDLYTISDELKRLDGLKVAMLGDLKYGRTVHSLTRLLSLYDTEFYFVSPDILRMPEEILQELRQSGHKYHEFEDVNDVIGEIDVLYVTRVQRERFDDPDEYERVKDYYVIDPDVMSRAKKDMILMHPLPRVYEIDMRVDDDPRAAYFRQMENGMYIRMALLAAVLGKA; via the coding sequence ATGAAGGACCCGCGCGAAGCCGCCGTGCCGGCGGATAACGTCAACAACGGCCTGTACGGACAGGACATCATCTCGGTGAAGCAGTTCAACCGCCAACTGCTGAGCTACATCATGGGCGTGGCCGACGAAATGCGCGCCCTGGTCAAACGGTTCGGCAAGGCCAACCTGCTGGACGGCAAAATCCTCGCCAACCTCTTCTATGAGCCGAGCACCCGCACCAGCGCATCGTTCCAGGCCGCCATGCTGCGCCTGGGCGGCCGCGTCATCGCCATCAACGAGGTGCGCTACTCCTCGGTGACCAAGGGCGAGTCCCTCCCCGACACGGTGCGCACGCTGGAGAGCTACTGCGATGTCATCGTCCTCCGTCATCCGGAGATTGGTTCGGCGGCCATCGCGGCCAAGGCGGCGCGCAAACCGGTCATCAACGCCGGCGACGGTCCCGGCGAGCACCCCACCCAGGCCCTGCTGGACCTGTACACCATCTCCGACGAGCTGAAGCGGCTGGATGGGCTGAAAGTCGCCATGCTCGGCGACCTGAAGTACGGCCGCACCGTGCATTCCCTCACCCGCCTGCTCAGCCTATATGACACCGAGTTCTACTTCGTCTCACCGGACATCCTGCGCATGCCCGAGGAAATCCTGCAGGAGCTCCGCCAGTCCGGCCATAAGTATCATGAGTTCGAGGACGTGAATGATGTCATCGGCGAGATAGATGTGCTCTATGTGACGCGCGTCCAGCGGGAGCGCTTCGACGATCCCGACGAGTACGAGCGGGTCAAGGATTACTACGTGATTGATCCGGATGTCATGTCCAGGGCCAAAAAGGACATGATCCTGATGCACCCCCTGCCGCGCGTGTACGAGATCGATATGCGCGTGGACGACGACCCGCGTGCGGCCTACTTCCGCCAGATGGAGAACGGCATGTACATCCGCATGGCCCTGCTGGCCGCCGTCCTGGGCAAGGCATAG